A single Orcinus orca chromosome 2, mOrcOrc1.1, whole genome shotgun sequence DNA region contains:
- the CHAC1 gene encoding glutathione-specific gamma-glutamylcyclotransferase 1 → MKQESAAQNTPPASPPPSQHPQDDCDPQALWIFGYGSLVWRPDFAYSDSRVGFVRGYSRRFWQGDTFHRGSDKMPGRVVTLLEDREGCTWGVAYQVQGEQVNEALKYLNVREAVLGSYDTKEVTFYPQDTPDQPLKALAYVATPQNPGYLGPAPEEAIATQILACRGFSGHNLEYLLRLADFMQLCGPQAQDEHLAAIVDAVGTMLPCFCPTEQALALV, encoded by the exons ATGAAGCAGGAGTCTGCAGCTCAGAACACCCCGCCCGCCTCACCGCCCCCCTCGCAGCACCCCCAGGACGACTGCGACCCCCAAGCGTTGTGGATTTTCGGGTACGGCTCCCTGGTGTGGAGGCCCGACTTCGCCTACAGCGACAGCCGTGTGGGCTTCGTGCGCGGCTACAGCCGCCGCTTCTGGCAGGGAGACACCTTCCATCGGGGCAGCGACAAGATG cCTGGTCGTGTGGTGACCCTCCTTGAAGATCGCGAG GGCTGCACTTGGGGTGTGGCGTACCAGGTGCAAGGTGAGCAGGTGAATGAGGCCCTGAAGTACCTGAATGTGCGGGAGGCAGTGCTTGGCAGCTATGATACCAAGGAGGTCACCTTCTACCCTCAAGATACCCCTGACCAACCACTCAAGGCATTGGCCTACGTGGCCACCCCGCAGAACCCTGGTTACCTGGGCCCTGCGCCTGAGGAGGCCATCGCTACGCAGATCCTGGCCTGCCGAGGCTTCTCTGGCCACAACCTTGAGTACTTGCTGCGCCTGGCAGACTTCATGCAGCTCTGTGGGCCCCAGGCACAGGACGAGCACCTAGCAGCCATCGTGGATGCTGTAGGCACCATGCTGCCCTGCTTCTGCCCCACTGAGCAGGCTTTGGCACTGGTCTGA